Proteins encoded together in one Hylaeus volcanicus isolate JK05 chromosome 3, UHH_iyHylVolc1.0_haploid, whole genome shotgun sequence window:
- the LOC128873130 gene encoding nucleic acid dioxygenase ALKBH1: MNRVMAALATFVYLYADESRFDKDGDAHVNVMFRESFKYYKSRNSSPDLRDVIDLNDPNCDTVICTSIKRDLLNEHCEHEFGLMPVKEWKVYEFLDIPGLIFVKNPFTTDGQRYWIIKCLKDYSAKPYKLNLDAHHLLTNDETWWDLCFGNSDKDMVLLPKLRWATLGYHHNWDTKLYSEMNKTQIPDELSSLTSFLAKVLGFMDFKAEAAIINYYRMNSTLAGHTDHSEVNIKAPLFSISFGQTAIFLIGGFTKDDAAKAIFLRSGDIIVMSGESRLRYHGVPKILTDTAEPWNDKELINNGKRYCKWDYNNWNKAKMYISEARINMNVRQVLKPGQTDLL, from the exons ATGAACCGAGTGATGGCGGCACTGGCGACATTCGTCTATCTATACGCAGACGAATCACGATTTGACAAAGATGGCGACGCACATGTCAACGTTATGTTTCGAGAGAgctttaaatattacaaaagtcGAAATTCATCTCCCGATTTGAGGGATGTGATCGATTTAAATGATCCTAATTGCGATACA GTTATTTGTACTTCGATTAAAAGGGACTTGTTGAATGAACATTGTGAACATGAATTTGGATTGATGCCAGTGAAAGAGTGGAAAGTCTATGAATTTTTAGATATTCCAG GACTTATCTTCGTAAAAAATCCATTTACCACCGATGGGCAACGGTACTGGatcataaaatgtttaaaagattATTCGGCGAAACcttataaattaaatctaGATGCGCATCATCTTTTAACCAAtgatgaaacttggtgggATCTGTGTTTTGg AAACTCTGACAAAGATATGGTATTGCTACCAAAATTACGTTGGGCAACATTGGGGTATCATCATAACTgggatacaaaattatattccgaaatgaataaaacacaaattcCTGACGAATTATCATCGTTAACATCATTTTTGGCAAAAGTGTTAGGTTTTATGGATTTTAAAGCAGAAGCAgcaattatcaattattacaGAATGAATTCAACTCTCGCAGGTCATACAGATCATTCTGAAGTTAACATCAAAGCACCTTTATTTTCTATCAGTTTTGGTCAaactgcaatatttttaattggaggATTCACGAAAGATGACGCAGCTAAAGCTATATTCCTACGAAGTGGAGATATAATAGTAATGTCAGGAGAGTCTCGTTTGAGGTATCATGGAGTACCAAAAATTTTAACAGACACAGCAGAACCTTGGAATGACAAAGAATTGATTAACAATGGAAAACGGTATTGTAAATGGGATTATAATAACTGGAACAaagcaaaaatgtatatttctgaAGCTAGAATTAATATGAATGTAAGACAAGTACTAAAACCTGGGCAGACAGATTtactgtaa
- the LOC128873133 gene encoding V-type proton ATPase subunit D, which produces MSGKDKLAIFPSRGAQMLMKSRLQGAQKGHGLLKKKADALQMRFRLILGKIIETKTLMGEVMKEAAFSLAEAKFATGDFNQVVLQNVTKAQIKIRSKKDNVAGVNLPVFESYQDGTDTYELAGLARGGQQLAKLKKNYQRAIKLLVELASLQTSFVTLDEVIKITNRRVNAIEHVIIPRIERTLAYIISELDELEREEFYRLKKIQDKKKQAKAKLEVAKAAMVGVENDVYTPNMLDEGDDDILF; this is translated from the exons ATGTCTGGAAAGGATAAACTTGCAATTTTCCCCTCTCGGGG CGCACAAATGTTAATGAAATCCCGTTTACAGGGAGCACAAAAAGGTCATGGCttgttgaaaaagaaagcgGATGCATTGCAAATGCGTTTTAGATTAATCTTGGGTAAAATTATTGAG ACAAAAACACTTATGGGAGAAGTAATGAAAGAAGCAGCTTTCTCATTAGCTGAAGCAAAATTTGCAACTGGAGATTTTAATCAAGTAGTTCTTCAGAATGTGACAAAAgcacaaattaaaattcgttctAAAAAAGATAACGTCGCAGGTGTTAACCTTCCAGTGTTTGAATCATACCAAGATGGCACAGACACATATGAATTAGCAGGTTTGGCAAGAGGTGGTCAACAATTAGCCAagttgaaaaagaattatcaAAGAGCAATCAAGTTGTTGGTAGAATTAGCATCTTTACAGACAAGTTTCGTAACCTTAGACGAGGTTATTAAAATCACAAATCGTCGTGTAAATGCTATCGAGCATGTCATCATTCCAAGAATTGAAAGGACTCTTGCTTATATCATTTCTGAACTGGACGAATTGGAGAGAGAAGAGTTCTATCGTCTAAAGAAGATAcaagataaaaagaaacaagcaAAGGCTAAG cttGAAGTTGCTAAAGCTGCAATGGTAGGTGTCGAGAACGACGTATATACTCCAAATATGCTGGATGAAGGAGACgatgatattttattctaa
- the LOC128873132 gene encoding arylalkylamine N-acetyltransferase 1-like, whose translation MDLFPYEQTLPTKGGARVENRFSARKIRAVTTPKMSSEHLKVVQVPENRFDDAIYHLKWNFFSDEPLNHAVGLCEKGESQFELERHCLLTLKQGYSRMLVDPNGTIAGMALNGILKKGEREEAERRLAELNDEKFKIIFGLLYKVNEKVDLFSKYNVDELFECRILSVDENFRGRGLANILMADSIETARNAGFKVFKADATGMFSQKVCLKHGFQVEAEIPYTDCDESIRPAPPHQALKLMVKLLN comes from the exons ATGGACCTTTTCCCATATGAGCAAACTCTCCCTACTAAGGGTGGTGCGCGTGTGGAAAATCGTTTCAGTGCGCGGAAAATTCGTGCGGTGACCACCCCAAAGATGTCGTCCGAACATTTAAAAGTTGTACAAGTCCCAGAAAATCGCTTTGACGATGCAATCTATCACttgaaatggaatttcttTTCCGACGAACCGTTGAATCACGCGGTAGGACTCTGCGAGAAAGGAGAGAGTCAGTTCGAGCTGGAGAGACACTGCTTGCTCACATTAAAGCAAGGATACTCGAGGATGCTGGTAGATCCGAATGGGACG ATAGCAGGAATGGCTCTGAATGGTATCCTAAAAAAGGGAGAACGCGAAGAGGCCGAACGTCGTCTTGCCGAACtgaacgatgaaaaattcaaaataatttttggactTCTCTACAAAGTTAACGAAAAAGTCGATCTCTTTTCCAAGTATAACGTCGATGAATTGTTCGAGTGTCGAATCCTTAGCGTGGACGAGAATTTTCGTGGAAGGGGTTTAGCGAACATTTTGATGGCAGATAGTATAGAAACAGCAAGAAATGCTGGTTTCAAG GTGTTCAAAGCGGACGCAACTGGAATGTTTTCACAAAAAGTATGCTTAAAACACGGTTTTCAGGTAGAGGCGGAGATTCCGTATACGGATTGTGACGAATCGATCAGACCGGCTCCTCCTCATCAAGCTTTAAAGCTGATGGTAAAACTATTAAACTAG
- the LOC128873129 gene encoding cytoplasmic 60S subunit biogenesis factor ZNF622, whose protein sequence is MASPFTCITCRVAFRDLEVQRQHYKSDWHRYNLKRKVAELPPVTVEEFQKRVIAQRNKDDKEREEEVTNCKICRKNFNTKNQYENHLLSKKHKEKYAKHDGNSETTSKELNSNAGSSPNSETKNVNEESSSSSSKQSTDDMDVDSEVESVDSDEWVEYTENPVRNNNCLFCNHHSRSLVRNLKHMTVAHSFFIPDPEYCIDIKGILIYLGEKIFAGYMCIWCNGSGRSFQSAEAARTHMIDKGHCKMLHEGDALAEYAEFYDYSSSYPDAETGDPDAEVEIPELDDNDYQLVLPSGNVIGHRSLMRYYRQNLNPNRAVAIPKSEKLRKVLSQYRALGWTETQHEAAVKKARDIKYMQRIQAKYSTQLQFKANKLQKYFRPQVNF, encoded by the exons ATGGCTTCGCCATTTACTTGTATCACATGTCGTGTGGCATTTCGTGATTTAGAAGTGCAAAGGCAACATTACAAGTCGGATTGGCACagatacaatttaaaaagaaaagtagcTGAATTACCTCCTGTTACGGTTGAAGAGTTTCAGAAGAGGGTAATCGCGCAAAGGAACAAAGATGACAaggaaagagaagaagaagtaacgaattgcaaaatatgcagaaaaaattttaatacgaaaaatcagtatgaaaatcatttattgtCGAAAAAACACAAGGAGAAGTATGCCAAACATGACGGAAATTCGGAAACTACgagtaaagaattaaatagTAATGCTGGTTCTTCCCCTAATTCTGAAACAAAGAATGTCAACGAGGAAAGTTCTAGCAGCAGTAGTAAACAATCGACGGACGACATGGATGTAGATTCCGAGGTCGAGTCTGTTGATTCCGACGAATGGGTCGAATATACCGAAAACCCAGTAAGAAACAACAATTGCTTGTTTTGCAATCATCATAGTAGATCTTTGGTGCGCAATTTGAAACACATGACTGTTGCGCATTCGTTCTTTATACCGGATCCGGAATATTGCATAGATATCAAAGGTATACTTATTTACCTCGGAGAAAAAATTTTTGCAGGATACATGTGCATTTGGTGCAACGGTTCTG GCAGAAGTTTTCAAAGCGCGGAAGCTGCCAGAACACACATGATCGACAAAGGACATTGTAAAATGTTGCACGAAGGAGACGCGCTCGCAGAATACGCAGAATTTTACGATTATTCGTCGAGTTACCCAGATGCAGAAACCGGCGATCCAGATGCGGAAGTTGAAATACCCGAATTAGATGATAACGACTATCAACTAGTATTACCATCGGGAAACGTTATCGGGCATCGATCGCTGATGAGATATTATAGACAAAACTTAAATCCGAATAGAGCGGTTGCGATAccaaaaagtgaaaaattgcgTAAAGTGCTCTCACAGTATAGAGCGCTTGGATGGACAGAAACGCAACACGAAGCTGCTGTAAAGAAGGCCAGGGATATCAAATATATGCAAAGAATACAAGCTAAATACTCTAcgcaattacaatttaaagcaaataaactacaaaaatatttcagaccCCAAGTAAACTTTTAG
- the LOC128873143 gene encoding uncharacterized protein LOC128873143 isoform X1, which translates to MTFLRRQETFRISSRGKGSVYSKGGGSRTLSKRLVNGNIISFARYSRLLRGTCELTIPTWYPGFLRGTSNGQAACMIIEDYPPLPTKPRQYLHQDTTQRFLNHLVLPKHRTSKFSSNRHRKLQPFRET; encoded by the exons ATGACTTTTCTTCGACGTCAAG AAACATTCAGGATATCATCCAGAGGGAAAGGATCGGTGTACAGCAAAGGCGGCGGTAGTAGGACATTGTCCAAGCGACTCGTAAACGGCAACATCATCTCCTTCGCACGGTATAGTCGTTTGTTGCGTGGAACCTGTGAGTTAACCATTCCAACCTGGTACCCAGGCTTTCTTAGGGGCACAAGCAACGGACAGGCAGCGTGTATGATCATTGAAGACTATCCCCCTCTGCCTACTAAACCGAGGCAATACCTTCATCAAGATACCACCCAACGATTTCTGAACCACCTGGTCCTGCCTAAGCACAGGACCTCAAAATTTTCCAG TAATAGGCATCGGAAGCTACAGCCTTTCAGAGAAACGTGA
- the LOC128873143 gene encoding uncharacterized protein LOC128873143 isoform X2: protein MRLYRAETFRISSRGKGSVYSKGGGSRTLSKRLVNGNIISFARYSRLLRGTCELTIPTWYPGFLRGTSNGQAACMIIEDYPPLPTKPRQYLHQDTTQRFLNHLVLPKHRTSKFSSNRHRKLQPFRET, encoded by the exons ATGCGTCTGTACCGAGCAG AAACATTCAGGATATCATCCAGAGGGAAAGGATCGGTGTACAGCAAAGGCGGCGGTAGTAGGACATTGTCCAAGCGACTCGTAAACGGCAACATCATCTCCTTCGCACGGTATAGTCGTTTGTTGCGTGGAACCTGTGAGTTAACCATTCCAACCTGGTACCCAGGCTTTCTTAGGGGCACAAGCAACGGACAGGCAGCGTGTATGATCATTGAAGACTATCCCCCTCTGCCTACTAAACCGAGGCAATACCTTCATCAAGATACCACCCAACGATTTCTGAACCACCTGGTCCTGCCTAAGCACAGGACCTCAAAATTTTCCAG TAATAGGCATCGGAAGCTACAGCCTTTCAGAGAAACGTGA
- the LOC128873137 gene encoding eukaryotic translation initiation factor 5, whose translation MGSVNVNRNVSDAFYRYKMPRIQAKVEGKGNGIKTVIVNMVDVAKAIGRPATYPTKYFGCELGAQTQFDFKNERFIVNGSHDATKLQDLLDGFIRKYVLCPACDNPETELIVSAKKGTISQGCKACGYHGLLESNHKLNTYILKNPPSLNPAVQGSSLTEGKRGKRSKRANGDTTTTTTATANGDRSGSPENDTSTTDIVVEAPEKVANEEADDVNWAVDVSEEAVRARLQDLTDGAKGMTINDDLDKTENERMDMFYKLVKCRRDAGQLDNHKELVAEAERLEIKTKAPLVLAELLFDQNIAGQAKKYRVLLLRFTHDDIKAQKYLIRGIEQVIALHKDVLMSKVPGILKLFYDADILEEKALFEWASKVTGRYVSKDLSQEIHDKAAPFITWLKEAEEEDSESEEEDDDLEIEYDDRAKQSLKPQQPTPVQKPAVANDSDDADDFDIDAI comes from the exons ATGGGGAGTGTCAACGTTAACCGTAACGTCAGCGATGCGTTTTACCGCTACAAAATGCCACGGATCCAAGCTAAAGTCGAAGGCAAGGGTAACGGCATCAAGACCGTAATCGTGAATATGGTCGACGTTGCCAAAGCAATTGGAAGACCTGCTACTTACCCGACCAAGTACTTCGGCTGTGAACTTGGAGCGCAAACTCAATTTGATTTCAAAAACGAAAGATTTATTGTCAATGGTTCGCACGACGCCACTAAATTACAAGATCTTCTCGATGGATTCATTAGAAAATACGTTCTTTGTCCGGCCTGCGATAATCCCGAAACAGAACTGATAGTCAGCGCGAAGAAAGGAACCATCTCGCAGGGATGCAAAGCCTGCGGTTATCATGGACTATTGGAAAGCAATCACAAGTTAAACACCTACATCCTAAAGAATCCACCCAGCCTAAATCCCGCAGTTCAAGGAAGCTCTCTAACGGAAGGAAAACGCGGAAAACGTTCGAAACGCGCCAACGGTGATACTACCACCACAACTACCGCTACTGCTAACGGCGATCGATCTGGTTCTCCGGAGAATGATACCAGCACAACCGATATCGTGGTCGAAGCTCCTGAAAAAGTGGCAAACGAAGAGGCAGACGATGTTAATTGGGCCGTCGACGTGTCGGAAGAGGCAGTTAGAGCTCGTCTGCAAGATTTAACGGACGGAGCAAAAGGAATGACCATCAACGATGATCTCGATAAGACTGAAAATGAACGAATGGacatgttttataaattagtCAAATGTCGTCGCGACGCTGGGCAACTGGACAATCATAAAGAGTTGGTAGCGGAGGCTGAACGTCTGGAGATTAAGACGAAGGCGCCGTTGGTTTTGGCCGAACTACTCTTCGATCAAAACATTGCTGGTCaagcaaaaaaatatcgagtaCTTTTGCTTCGTTTCACGCACGATGACATCAAGGcacaaaagtatttaatcAGAGGAATCGAACAAGTAATAGCCCTGCATAAAGATGTATTGATGTCAAAAGTCCCTGGCATTCTAAAG CTCTTTTACGATGCCGATATTTTGGAAGAAAAAGCCCTATTCGAGTGGGCGAGCAAAGTCACTGGAAGATACGTATCGAAAGATTTATCCCAAGAAATTCATGATAAAGCTGCACCGTTCATAACTTGGTTGaaagaagcagaagaagaagattcGGAGTcggaagaagaagacgacgatTTGGAG atCGAATACGACGATAGAGCCAAACAATCGCTAAAACCACAACAGCCAACGCCTGTGCAGAAACCTGCTGTAGCAAATGATTCGGATGATGCGGATGATTTTGACATCGATGCCATTTAA
- the LOC128873138 gene encoding uncharacterized protein LOC128873138 isoform X1 yields the protein MKLLVFVAVFVPAFLAIQATHDMGNLINGFATMFEIKTEDVETCIRQMSVTIEDFQLLGTVISDPDISEVEEGNKLYEAPGRRSMRRALCVITCCAQKQGSMIGSQIQMPVLQNMIKKMTIPREEKLFFSVAVAECNEEGRQPAKEAIYIARKQVRDITDECDVTFRFIRCVALKVAYFGL from the exons ATGAAATTATTGGTATTCGTTGCGGTTTTCGTACCCGCTTTC CTAGCCATTCAGGCAACACATGACATGGGGAATCTGATCAACGGTTTTGCCACAATGTTTGAGATAAAGACGGAAGATGTCGAGACCTGTATCCGTCAAATGTCAGTAACAATCG AAGATTTTCAGCTACTCGGAACTGTGATATCAGATCCCGACATATCAGAGGTGGAAGAAGGAAACAAATTATACGAAGCGCCAGGTCGAAGAAGTATGAGAAGAGCCCTCTGCGTTATAACGTGTTGCGCGCAAAAACAAGGCAGT ATGATAGGTTCGCAAATACAAATGCCAGTCTTACAGAACATGATTAAGAAAATGACGATACCAAGAGAAGAAAAGTTGTTCTTCTCCGTAGCCGTGGCCGAATGCAACGAAGAAGGTAGGCAACCCGCAAAGGAAGCAATTTATATAGCTCGAAAACAAG TAAGAGATATCACCGACGAGTGCGACGTTACTTTCAGGTTCATCCGTTGCGTAGCTTTGAAAGTTGCATACTTTGGGTTATGA
- the LOC128873138 gene encoding pheromone-binding protein Gp-9-like isoform X2, translating into MKLLVFVAVFVPAFLAIQATHDMGNLINGFATMFEIKTEDVETCIRQMSVTIEDFQLLGTVISDPDISEVEEGNKLYEAPGRRSMRRALCVITCCAQKQGSMIGSQIQMPVLQNMIKKMTIPREEKLFFSVAVAECNEEVRDITDECDVTFRFIRCVALKVAYFGL; encoded by the exons ATGAAATTATTGGTATTCGTTGCGGTTTTCGTACCCGCTTTC CTAGCCATTCAGGCAACACATGACATGGGGAATCTGATCAACGGTTTTGCCACAATGTTTGAGATAAAGACGGAAGATGTCGAGACCTGTATCCGTCAAATGTCAGTAACAATCG AAGATTTTCAGCTACTCGGAACTGTGATATCAGATCCCGACATATCAGAGGTGGAAGAAGGAAACAAATTATACGAAGCGCCAGGTCGAAGAAGTATGAGAAGAGCCCTCTGCGTTATAACGTGTTGCGCGCAAAAACAAGGCAGT ATGATAGGTTCGCAAATACAAATGCCAGTCTTACAGAACATGATTAAGAAAATGACGATACCAAGAGAAGAAAAGTTGTTCTTCTCCGTAGCCGTGGCCGAATGCAACGAAGAAG TAAGAGATATCACCGACGAGTGCGACGTTACTTTCAGGTTCATCCGTTGCGTAGCTTTGAAAGTTGCATACTTTGGGTTATGA